The Neptunomonas concharum genomic interval TTATGGAAGTGTTTCTTTGCTTCTATCATGGCTGCCTATTGTTGGCGATCCTCTGTGTTTTGTGGCCGGCTGGATGAAGTTCAATTTTCTTCTCTCGGCTATTTTTATTATGCTGGGTAAATTCCTACGTTACTGTGTTGTGGCGGGTATATTCTTGTAAGTTTCCTTAAAACAAGGAGAGGCGTTGTGGGACGAATGTTACGTATTGCGGTGCTGCTGTTAATCCTGTTATTTGTTAGCCTAAATACCTTTTTGTCGAAAACTCGCTCAACGGATTGGAATAATTCTCTCTGGGTCGTGATTTACCCCATTAATGGTGATCAAAGAGCCGATACGCAAGACTATATCGAATCGTTAATCACTGAGCATTTTGTTGATATCGAAACTTTCTTTCAAAAAGAGGTCGAGCGTTATCGTGTTCCGCTTGATGAGCCGATTAAAGTTATGCTCTCTAACGTATTAACGAGTAACCCGCCTGAACCACCCGAGAACCCAAGCTTATTGGATAATGTGCTTTGGAGCTTAACGATGCGTTACTGGTCGTGGAAAAACGATAATTGGGATGGAGTGGAACCTGATATCCGCATCTATATGCGCTTTTTCTCACCGAAAGGGCAGCAAGCCTTGCGACATTCGTTAGGGCTGCAAAAAGGTTTGATCGGCGTTGTTAATGGCTATGCTGATGTGGAGTACCAAGGGCAAAACAACTTTATCGCTGCACACGAGCTGCTACATACGTTAGGGGCTACGGATAAATACGATCCAAAAACAAGCTGGCCGCTCTGGCCTGATGGCTATGCTGAACCCACAAAGGTTCCATTATTGCCACAAACCAAGGCGGAAATTATGGGGGGCAGGGTACAAGTATCTCCTTCAATTGCTCTGATTCCGCCAAGCCTTGAACATGCAGTGGTTGGCGCAGCAACGGCTATAGAGATTAATTGGCTGAGTGGACCTGAACACTAAATAAAAAACCCGCTCATAAAGCGGGTTTTTTTATCAGAGCCAGCGATTAGTTAGGGTAATCGCGTTTGCTTGGGCCAGTGTAAAGCTGACGCGGGCGGCCGATTTTGTTCGGGCTGCTGTGGAACTCGCTCCAATGAGAGATCCAGCCGATGGTGCGTGACAGCGCGAAGATAACGGTAAACATGTTAGTTGGAATACCGATTGCTTTCAGGATAATGCCTGAGTAGAAATCAACATTCGGATACAGCTTACGCTCGACGAAGTATTCATCTTCCAGCGCAATTTGCTCAAGGCGCTTAGCGATCTTCAGTAGAGGATCGTTTTCAATGCCCAGTTCAGCCAAAACTTCGTCACAGGTCTGCTTCATGACCTTAGCACGAGGGTCGAAGTTGCGGTATACGCGGTGTCCAAAGCCCATCAGGCGGAAGTTATCTTCAGGATCTTTAGCGCGCTGGATAAACTCTTCGATGTTTGACTCGTCACCAATCTCTTCTAGCATCGTCAATACAGCTTCGTTTGCACCGCCGTGAGCTGGTCCCCAAAGGGCAGCGATACCTGATGCTATACATGCAAACGGGTTAGCACCAGAGGAGCCTGCCAGGCGTACAGTCGATGTGGAGGCATTCTGTTCATGATCAGCATGAAGAAGGAAGATCTTATCCATCGCTTTAGCGAGGATTGGGTTGGTTACGTACTCTTCGCAAGGGTTACCAAACATCATCTGCAGGAAGTTATCAGCGTAATCCAGATCGTTACGTGGATACTGGAAAGGTTGGCCGATGCTGTATTTGTAACACATCGCT includes:
- the gltA gene encoding citrate synthase gives rise to the protein MADKKARLTVDGLDEVIELPVYSGTEGPDVIDVRPLTGQGLFTYDPGFVSTAACESSITYIDGGQGILLHGGYPIEQLADKSDYLEVCFLLLNGELPTPEQKEQFVNTVKRHTMVHEQMNHFFNGFRRDAHPMAIMVACVGALSAFYHDSLDIDDAHHREVCAYRLIAKMPTIAAMCYKYSIGQPFQYPRNDLDYADNFLQMMFGNPCEEYVTNPILAKAMDKIFLLHADHEQNASTSTVRLAGSSGANPFACIASGIAALWGPAHGGANEAVLTMLEEIGDESNIEEFIQRAKDPEDNFRLMGFGHRVYRNFDPRAKVMKQTCDEVLAELGIENDPLLKIAKRLEQIALEDEYFVERKLYPNVDFYSGIILKAIGIPTNMFTVIFALSRTIGWISHWSEFHSSPNKIGRPRQLYTGPSKRDYPN